A stretch of the Orcinus orca chromosome 1, mOrcOrc1.1, whole genome shotgun sequence genome encodes the following:
- the LOC101290364 gene encoding LOW QUALITY PROTEIN: 60S ribosomal protein L31-like (The sequence of the model RefSeq protein was modified relative to this genomic sequence to represent the inferred CDS: substituted 2 bases at 2 genomic stop codons), producing the protein MAPAKKGGGKKKGWSAIIEVVTREYTINIHKRIHGVCFKKRAPRALKKIRKFAMEEMGTPDVRIDTRLNKAVXAKGIRNVPXRVRVRLSRKRNEDEDSPNKLCTLVTYVPVTTFKNLQTVNVDDN; encoded by the coding sequence ATGGCTCCCGCAAAGAAGGGTGGCGGGAAGAAGAAGGGCTGGTCCGCCATCATCGAGGTGGTGACCAGAGAATACACCATCAACATTCACAAGCGCATCCATGGAGTGTGTTTCAAGAAGCGTGCCCCTCGGGCACTCAAAAAAATACGGAAATTTGCCATGGAGGAGATGGGAACTCCAGATGTACGCATTGACACCAGGCTCAACAAAGCTGTCTGAGCCAAAGGAATAAGGAATGTCCCATAACGTGTCCGTGTGCGGTTGTCCAGAAAACGGAATGAAGATGAAGATTCACCAAACAAGCTCTGTACGTTGGTTACCTATGTACCTGTCACCACTTTCAAAAATCTACAGACAGTTAATGTGGATGACAACTAA